From the Mycobacterium sp. 155 genome, the window AGCACCTGCCGCAATCGGGCATCGTCACCGAGCACCTCCGGTGTCCCCGGACCATCGAACACCTCCATGGACACTTTGCGGTCCGGCGCGATGGACTGCGCGTCGTGCACGGCATCGGTGGCCAGCGTCAGCAGGTCGACGCGGCGGCGTTCCAGCGGTCGTTGCGCGTCCAGACGCGCCAGGAGCAACAGATCCTCGACGAGCAGGCCCATGCGCCGGGATTCGCTCTCGATGCGGCCCATCAACATCTCGGTGTCCCGGGCGGCACCCTGCCGGTACAGCTCGGCGAAACCGCGGATCGTGGTCAGCGGCGTGCGGAGTTCGTGGCTGGCGTCGGTGATGAAGCGCCGCATGCGCTCCTCGGAGCTGCGCGCCTGTTCGGCGGAGGCCTCCGACGCCGCCACCGCGCGTTGGATCTGCGCGAGCATCCCATTGAGCGCCAACGAAAGTCGGCCGACCTCGGTCCGCGGATCACGTTCGGGCACTCGACGATCGAGCTGACCGGCGGCGATCGCGGCAGCCGTCTGTTCGACCTCGACGAGGGGACGCAGGCTACGGTGCACCACCGCATAGCCGGCGATGCCGAGGACCAGCAGCACGGCCGCACCGATCCCGATCTGCGACCAAATCAACGCGCGTACCGAGGACTGCACGTCGGACAGGTCGATCGCGACCGTGGTGAGCGAACCGTCGGAAGATCGCACCGTCATCGCTCGCCACTGGATATGGGAGCCCCCCATCGACCCAACGGTCACGGGAATCGGTCCGACGTCGTTGTCGTCGGGCAGTGCGGGCTCGGCCTCCCGATCGTTGATCGCGATCCAGGTACGACCGTCCTCGTCGACTCCACGCACGTAGAAGTTCGACGGCGGCCGGGCTGGGTTCGGCCCCTCCGTCGGCGCGGACGGTGCGTGACGCGGTTCCAGCGCCCAGCTGCGCGACGCGTCGAGCAATGTCTGGTCGATCCGATCGACCTCGGTGTGCCGCATGATCGACGTGACTGCGATGCCCGACGCGAGCAGGCCACACGCCACCAGCACCAGCGCGGCGGCAACCAGCCCAACCCGCAGGGGCACACCCTGCCCGCGCGCGCGGCTAACCCGGTCTAACACCACTCATGCAGTATGCCGCTGAACCGAGGATGCTCAGCGCGGCTCACGTAACACGTAGCCGACCCCGCGCAGCGTGTGCAGCAGACGCTTGTCACCGGTGTCGATCTTGCGGCGCAGGTAGGAGACATAGGACTCGACGACGTTGACGTCGCCACCGAAGTCGTAGCGCCACACGTGGTCGAGGATCTTCGGCTTCGACAGCACGGTGCCGGCATTGATGATGAAGTAACGCAGCAGGGTGAACTCCGTCGGCGACAGCGAGACGGGCTCGCCGGCCTTCCACACTTCGTGGGTGTCCTCGTCGAGTTCGATGTCGGCGAAGGAGAGCCGGGCATTGCGGGTTTCTTCGACGCCGCGGCCAGACCGTCGCAGGATCACCCGCAGCCGGGCGACCACCTCTTCCAGACTGAACGGCTTGGTGACGTAGTCGTCACCGCCGAGGGTGAGCCCGGCGATCTTGTCCTGCAGGCTGTCGCGCGCGGTGAGGAACAGTGCCGGCGCGTCGATGCCGTCGGCGCGCAGGCGGCGCAGCAGGCCGAAGCCGTCCATGCCCGGCATCATCACGTCCAGGATGACCGCGTCCGGATGAACTTCCCTGGCCTTGTCGAGTGCGGCCGCGCCATTGGACGCGGTATGCACCTCGAAGCCCTGGAACTTCAGGCTGACGGACAGCAACTCCACGATGTTGGCCTCGTCGTCGACGACGAGGATCCGGGCTTCAGGGACGCTCTCGGGTACTGCTGGCATGGCCATTCTGCAATGTTGCCGCCGCCGCATGACGTAATCCTGCACGCCAGCTGTGAGCTTCCTGAAAGTTTTCCCCAGAGTGCCGGGAAAACTAGTGCCGGGAAAACCCCCGGGGAGACATCGCCCACCCGCCCCTAGACTGGCGCCATGAACCTCGGCAAGACCCTGGTCCAGGTTGCCACCGCCCCGGTCAAGGTCGGTCTTGCCATCGCTGACCTCGGCCTCGGTATCGCCGGGGGCACCCTCGACGTCGTGCAACGTTCCCTCAACGACGCCAACCCCATCCAAGGTAAGCCTTCGGTGGCCGGATTGCTCGGACTCGACGACGCCGTAGAGCGGGCAAACCGGCTGGCCCACCTGATGGACGACGATGCACCGATCGGGCGGGCACTCGCTCCGGACGGCCCGCTCAATCAGCTACTGCAACCGGGCGGCCTGGTCGATCAGCTGACCAAACCGGGCGGCCTGCTGGATCGGCTCAACTCCGACACCGGACCGGTGTCGCGCGCGCTGGCCGAGGGTGGCCTCGTCGATCAGATCACTGCCGACGGCGGGCTCGCCGACCGGCTGACCGCCGAGGACGGTGCCGTCTCGCGGGTGCTGGCCCCCGGCGGGCTGGCCGACCGGCTGCTGGCCAAGAACGGCATCGTCGAGCGGATCCTGCGTGAGGACGGGGTCGCCGACAAACTGCTCGCCGAGAACGGACCCGTCAACCGCGCGCTACAAGAAGGCGGGCTGGTGGACCAAATCACTGCCGAAGGCGGTCTGATGGACCGGCTGACGACCGAGAACGGCGCACTGTCGCGGGTCATCTCCCCCGGCGGGCTGGCCGATCAGCTGCTCTCCGACGACGGTCTGATCGAGCGCCTGCTGCGCGAGGACGGCGTCGCCGACAAACTGCTCGCCGAAGGCGGCCTGTTGGAGACCCTGGCCGATCCGGACGGGCCGCTGGCCAAGCTCGTCGACCTCTCCGACACCCTCAACCGCCTGGTGCCCGGCCTGGAAGCGCTGGCACCGATGGTCGACACCCTGCACGACGCGGTGCTGTCCCTGACCGCGGTGGTCAATCCGCTGAGCAATATCGCCGACCGCATCCCACTGTCCCGGCAACGCCGCCGCACCGCAGCCCGTGTGGTCGCGTCCCAGCGGGTCATCGACCAAGACATGTGACCCGTTAAGATAGACGCCGTCCGCCTCCGTAGCTCAGTGGTAGAGCACCCGCCTTGTAAGCGGAAGGCCGTCAGTTCAATCCTGACCGGGGGCTCAAAGCCGGTGCGGCACTTTGTCGGTACCACGTCCTAGTGTCCGCTCATGAGGTTATGTCCGGGCTGCGGTTCCCCACTGACGAAGCGCAGCCAAAAGGTCTACTGCGGCAACGCATGTCAGGCACTGGTCCAACGCGAGGCCAGCACGAAACGGTGGCTCGAGACCGGCGAAGCGTGGATCGACGGCCGCCGCGGTCACTACATTCGGCAGTTTCTCGCTACCGCCCAGTCCGGCTGCTGCGCGATCTGCGGCGGAGCCACCACATGGCAGGGGCTTCCGCTGGTATTGGTGTTAGACCACATCGATGGCGACCCGACGAACAACCGCCGGGAAAACCTGCGGCTGATCTGCCCGAACTGTGACTCCCAGCTGCCGACGTACAAGAGCCGCAACCGCGGCAGAGGGCGTCACTACCGTCGCGAGCGGTATGCCAACGGGCAGTCCTACTAGAGGCAGACGAGTTTCGCCAGCGCCGGCGGTCTACTCGTACATGACCTTCACCACCGCACACATATCCATCTCGTCGGACGGCTTCGTCGTAGGCCCCGACCAGTCACGTGACAACCCGATCGGCCGGGGCGGGATGCGGCTGCATCGATGGCACCTCGATCTGCCCCAGCACTACGTCGACGCCCGTTGGACCGCGTACCTGTTGCGTCCTTGCGGAGCATATGCAATGGGGCGCAACATGTTCGGACCGATCCGTGGCGACTGGGCCACCGATGGTGAGCAGTGGCGTGGCTGGTGGGGTGACGAACCCCCTTACCACGCACCGGTTTCCGTGCTGAGGCATTGCGAGCGCGAGCCCATCGAGATGGAGGGCGGCGGCTACGACTGTCCCGAACATGGCCCGGTCGACCCGACACCACGGTCAATGAGCTGGAGCTCGTCGAGACCGAGCACTCGCCGTTGGCGACGCACGTGCGCTACCGAATCACTCGCTAGACCAACCGCCCGATGAACACGAATGCGGCCAGCCCGAACAGCACGGCGTTGACCATGACGCTGCGCGGCTCGTGCAGTCGGCTGTGTGCCCATGCGGCGCCGACCATCACCACGCACAGACCGGCAGCCGCAAGCGGGGTGAGTACCAAACCGATTCGGGTGAGCCCCGGCGCCACCAGCCCGGTCACCGCGAGCAACTCCATGCCCGCGGTGAACCGGACCACCGGCAGGGGGAACATGGCGGTCCCGGTCTGACCGGTGGCGAGCAACCGTTGACGACTCATGGTGAGTTTGGCGGTGCCGGACAACGCGAATATCGCGGCCAGGACGAGTTGCGCGGTCCACAGTGCGGTGTTCATGGTCGTATCCCTTCTTCTGAGTGTGCAGACCTGATGACGAACGACCGCCGTCGGCTGTGACATGCGCGCCGGTGTCACAGATGCGCTCTCCGGATCGTCTATGGAGAAGACAGGGAGGTGCCATGACCGACCAGGAAGATCCCACCGAGCTGCGGCCGCTGCTGTTCTCGATCGCCTACCGGATGCTGGGCAGCGTCACCGACGCCGAGGACATGGTGCAGGCCGCGTACCTGCGCTACTTCGACTATCTGGACCGCGGCGGTGACGCGGATTCGCCGCGCTCACTGCTGACCACGATCACCACGCGGCTGGCCATCGACCACCTGCGTTCAGCCCGGGTGCAGCGCGAAACCTACATCGGCCCTTGGCTTCCGGAGCCGCTGCTCATCTCAGCCGATCCCGACGTCGCGGAACTGGCGGCGACATCAGATTCGTTGTCCATGGCATTCCTGGTGCTACTGGAGACACTTTCGCCGGTGGAGCGGGCCGTGTTTCTGCTGCGCGAGGTGTTCGCCTACGACTACGACGACATCGCCCGCATCGTCGACAAGGAACCCGCGAATTGCCGGCAGCTCCTCAACCGGGCGCGCAGACACATCGAGGCGGGCCGTCACCGTTTCGATGTCGACGCCGCGCACCGCGCCGAACTGGCCGACCGGTTCTTCGGCGCCGCAGAGCACGGCGACCTGAAGAATCTCGTGGAACTACTCGCGCAAGACGTGGCTTTCTACGGCGACGGCGGTGGCACGGGCCGGGGCCTACCGCGACCGGTGTTCGGGCGCGACCGGGTACAGCGGGTGCTGGCCGGCATCGTGCACGCCTATCACGGTATCGGCGCCCGGTTCCAGCGCTCGCCGGTCAACGGTCAGCCGGGCCTGCTGATGTTCGATCCCGACGGCGGGCTCATCAATGTGCTGACCGTGGACGTCGAGGGCGACAGTATCTGCACGATCCGCTCGGTGATCAACCCCGACAAGCTGGACCATCTTGGCTTCCCGCTATCCCCGTTGGCCCGGCGGCCGGCTCGATGAGCACGAATTACCAGACCACCGAATATTCGCGCCGGACTGGCATCGACACGGCGGCCGTAGCATCGAAATCGATTCTGCTGCCATCGAATTCGCTGACAGGCCGCGGCCCCAAGTTCTATGTCACGCCCGGAGTGCTGGCCAGTTTGCGAAAGGTCTGGTATTCGCTGTCCCGATAGGGTCTTCCGTCGGGCTGCAGCAGGTCGCTGAACCATACCTTCGGCAGCGTCTTGTAGGGATGGCTCCATGAATCCCACGGGAAGTACGTCTGACTCTTCCCGGCGACCAGCCCCCAGTTGTAGGCACCGACATTGTGCCGCTTCGCGACGGGCAACACTCCTTCGATGGTGCTGCCGAGTGTGCGGGCCAAGTACTCGGTACACAGAATCGGCCGCCCCAACGGCTCCAGTTCCCCGATGCGGGCCTCGAATTGCTCAGGGGTGCCGTAGGAGTGGAACGTGATGACGTCGGAGTTGTCGAGCTGGAACCCGCTCATCGCGCTGCGGTTACCGGCGCCCCAGCTCCCCTGCCAGACACCGCTGGTCAACGGTTGCGCGGGATTGACCGACCGTGCCCATTGGAACACCTGCGGCAGCAGCGCCCCGACCTGCTGCTGCTTATCTTTGCGTTCGACCGCACTGTACTGACCCGCGGGGTTGTCCGGCTCATTCCACAGATCCCAGCCCAATACCCTGTCGTCGTTGCGGAATTGGCTGATCACCCCGACCACGTAGTCGTAGAGCACGCGGCGGTACCGCGGGTCGGCGATACGCTCGGCGCCCGGGCTCTGCACCCAGCCGGAGTTGTGCACACCCGGCCGGGGCGCGCGTTGGGCACCGGGCCGCGGGAAAGGATCCCAGCAGGAGTCGAAGAAGACGAACAGGGGTTTGATGCCATAGCGCGCGGCGATGCCGACGAATTGACCTAGCCTGCTTTGGAATCCACCACGATCCTGCGCCCACAGTAGATCGTGCAGAAAAACCCGCACCGTGTTGAACCCGAGCAGGCGGGCCGCACCCAGTTCAGCATCTATCCGGCGAGGATCGTAGGTGCCCGGCTGGAACATCTCGAGCTGGTTTATCGCGGTTGACGTGATGTAGTTCGCGCCGACGAGCCATCCTTGCGCTTGATGCCACGCGTTGGCACGGTCGGCCGTCCACCGCCCGGTGTCGGCGCTGGCCCTAGGTATCGCCGACAGGGCAGGTAACGCCGACGCTGCTGCCAGCGCCAGCGGAATTTTCAAGGCCGTTCGACGGTGCACCAAGTGACCGTAGTGTGCGCGAAGGACACGCTTCGTGTTTCGTATCACTTTGAAATCGTTGAGGTTTCAAATCGTTATCCATCAGGGCCGGATACGCTGTCCACGCGAGCCGGCATCCACCCCGAGCTCGACGGACGCTACCTCAGAGGTGGCTGTCGGCGAAAGCTGCTGCGCTGCCGGTCATCCCAAGGAACACCCTGCCATACCCGTTCGGGTCCAGCCTGGATCAATCGAGCGGTACGTCGAGGAACGGCCGGGGATCGGCGGCGCCGGGCCCGTCGAAGTGCCACCACTCTCCCGAGTAGACGGTCAGCCCGCCGGATTGCATCGCCTGCCGTAGCCGGGCTCGATTGGCTTGCTCGGCAGGGCTGACACCCTCGGTCGCATATGCCAGGCTGCGCGGCGAGAAGTCGTCGAACCCGGTCCCCATGTCGACTCCGGCGATGGTCACGTCAACCGACCGGCCTGCCTCGTGGCTGCGCGCCGACGTACCCGGGCGCGCCACCCAGTTGGGGTTGGGAACGGCGTCGAACATCCGCACCTGCACCTCGTGCGGCCGATAGCAGTCCCAGAACACCAGCCGGTCCGGTCGTAGCGCCGCGGCGGCCGCGGCCAGCCCGGCGGCCATCGACTCGTGTACCAGACAGTGCGCGTCGGCAGGGTAGAGCTGCTGGCCGACGAAGTTGTCGGTGGTGGCGTACCGCAGGTCGACGATCGCGTCGGGCACCACCGTGCGTACGTCGACGAGGCCGGCGGCAGCTGCGGGCACGGCTGACGCCGCGGGCGCCGAAGCCAGCGCGGCAGCCGCAGCTAGCACCAGGCCGAACGCGATGGGACGCATACCGGCCAGCCTAGATCCAGGCCGCCACACCCCAAGGGACCTGTCCGCCAAAGCTTTCGTGACGGCCCGCGCCACCGACGGAAACCTCATCTTTCCCCCGCCGCCAAACGCAGCCGGTACAAGTGGAGGTATGAGGATCGGATTCATCGGCCTGGGCAACATGGGTGCGGCCATGGCCGCCAATCTGCTCACGGCGGGTCACGAAGTCACGGCCTACAACAGGTCACCCGACAAGGTGGCCGCGCTGGCCGCCAAGGGTGCACACCCCGCGGCCTCGGTCGAGGACGCGTGCCGCGGCGAGGTAGTGATCACCATGCTCGCCAACGACCATGCGGTGGAATCAGTTACGTTCGGGGACAACGGCATCCTCGCGAAGCTGCCTGCCGGCGCCACGCACATCTCGTCTTCGACGATCAGCGTGGAGCTGGCAGAACGCCTCACCGAAGCCCACGCCGAGGCCGGCCAGGTCTTCGTCAGCGCACCGGTGTTCGGCCGTCCAAAGGCGGCGGCAGCGGCCAAGCTGTTCGTCGTGGCGGCCGGTGTGCCTGCGGCGGTGGAAGCGGCGACGCCACTGCTCGACGCAATCGGGCAGCGCACGTTCGTACTCGGCGAGGAACCGAGAGCCGCCAACCTGGTGAAGCTCAGCGGCAACTTCCTGATCGCCTCGGTGATCGAATCCGTCGGTGAGGCGATGGCGTTGGTCGGCAAGGCGGGCATCGACAAACAGCAGTACCTCGAGATCTTGACCTCCACTCTGTTCGATGCCCCGGTGTACCGGACCTACGGTGGACTGCTGGCTCGCGAGGAGTTCAGCCCGGCGGGTTTCGCCGCCACGCTCGGCCTCAAGGACGTGAACCTCGTGCTGAGCGCAGGCGAGGGGCTGCGCGTGCCACTACCGGTGGCGAGCCTGCTGCGCGACCGGTTCTTGACCCTGCTGGCCACTGGCGGCGGCGAGCTGGACTGGTCGGCAATAGGCGCACTGAGCGCATGGGAAGCCGGATCCGAACATCCGGCCTAGATCCGTCGGAGAGGAAGAGCGGCCGCCGCATCTCTGAGATATCGGGATCCCGGCGCAGCCCATGACGGCCGCCGGCACTTAACAAACTGCGCACTGCGTGTCTCCCATACCGGAGCCTGTCACCGATTCGACAGCAACTAGACAGTGTTCTCACAGAAGGCCGCTGCAGCCCGTCCGGACACACTTGATCGTGCGACACTTTTCGCTAGTAAAGCGTAGCCTGTGCAGTACCAGAAGACATCGTGGCCAGCGATGGAGCGACCATCGCAACCGTGCAGTCAGCAAACTGGTCAGGCACTCTAGAGGAAGTAAGACTCATGGCCTTTTCCCAGCTTTCAGCACGCCGGTTCATCGTGGCGGGAGGACTTGCGTTCGCAATCGTCGCCGCCCCCACATTGACCGTGTTGACTCTGCCGGCCACCACGTTGGCCGACTGCCCCAACGGTGAGTCCGAGGACACCTTCACGGGGGTATGCATCGCGGATATTGCGCCGAACACGCCGTCGCCAGCCGAGCTCCCGCAGGTCGCCGGGATCCCGTGCACCGGCGGCAACACCGGTCAGTGCATCGGGCTTTCCGAGGAACAGCAGGCGCAGGGGCGGCAACCGGTTCCACAGTCGACCGTGGGCAGCAGCCCGACCGTGACCGGTTCCATCGGCTGATACAGCGGATCCCCAGACCGCGTGCAGGAAAGCACTCGGCAGCTATAAGCTGCCGAGTGTGATTCTACGTCTCACTGCGGTCGCCGGATTCGCGGCGGTCGTCGCCGGTTCGGCGCTACTCTTCTCGTCCCCTGCCGCACATGCAACGTGCTCCGACGGTGAGGAGGAGGACGTTTTCACGACGACGTGCACGCCCTTCATGGTGCCGAACACGTCGTCTCCGTTCTCCCCCATTGCGGGCAATCCGGACATTGCGGCGATCGACGGCGTGCCCTGCACCGGCGGCAACGCCGGGCAATGCATCGGACTGGCCGAGGATGCCGAATCCGAAGGACCAGCGGCCGTGCCCCGTTCGACGATCAGCGCAAGCCCGTAGCCTCAGACTCCCAGACAACACGGATAACCGATGCAGACTGCTCCAAGCTTTCGTAGAATTCGTCAGCAAGCAGTCGAATAACTATAGAAAGCGTGACGATGGCGACCTTCCCGTTCTCGATGCGACGATTGATCCTGGCTGGAGGATTCGCGGTCGTCGCGGCCGCTGCCCCGGTGATCACCGTATGCACCCTGCCGATGTCGTCGGCTCCTGCGGTCGCATGCCCCGGCGGCGAGGAAGAGGACCTCTACAGCGGTGAGTGCGTGCCGCACACGTCGCCCAACAGTGGGGCGGCGATCGGCGATACCACGGGCAACCCGTCGCTGCCATCGGTCAGCGAGCCCGGCGGCGGCGGTTCGATTCCGTGCACCGGCGGCAACACGGGTGAGTGCATCGGCCTGTCCGAAGAGCAGCAGGGCTCGCAGCCGTCGCCGAACTCGTCCGTCGGCAGCAGCCCGACGGTCACCGGCTCCATCGGCTGATCGGCGGCTAGGCGACCGGGCAGGGCCCGGTCGCCTAGAGTTGTCCCATGCCTGCAAAATCTGATCCCGCCGATATCGGCGATGTGGAACCGTTAGCCGACAGCACCGCCAGCCAGGCCCGGAGGGTGGTGGCTACCTATGCCACCGACGCCGACGAATGCCGGATGTTCCTGTCGATGCTCGGTATTGGACCGTCGAAAATCGAGGCGTAAATGTCTCCGGAAGGCAGTCTGACAGCTGCCTCCGGGGAGTCCGATTTCGTTGTGGTGGCCAACCGGCTACCCATCGACCTTGAGCGGTTACCCGATGGCACCACGAGGTGGAAACGCAGTCCGGGTGGCCTGGTCACAGCCCTGGAGCCGCTGCTGAGAAAGCGTCGTGG encodes:
- a CDS encoding cell wall metabolism sensor histidine kinase WalK, producing the protein MLDRVSRARGQGVPLRVGLVAAALVLVACGLLASGIAVTSIMRHTEVDRIDQTLLDASRSWALEPRHAPSAPTEGPNPARPPSNFYVRGVDEDGRTWIAINDREAEPALPDDNDVGPIPVTVGSMGGSHIQWRAMTVRSSDGSLTTVAIDLSDVQSSVRALIWSQIGIGAAVLLVLGIAGYAVVHRSLRPLVEVEQTAAAIAAGQLDRRVPERDPRTEVGRLSLALNGMLAQIQRAVAASEASAEQARSSEERMRRFITDASHELRTPLTTIRGFAELYRQGAARDTEMLMGRIESESRRMGLLVEDLLLLARLDAQRPLERRRVDLLTLATDAVHDAQSIAPDRKVSMEVFDGPGTPEVLGDDARLRQVLGNLVANALQHTPETAGITVRVGTEGDNAVLEVCDEGPGMSQEDARRVFERFYRADTSRTRASGGTGLGLSIVDSLVYAHGGTVRVVTAPGEGCRFTVSLPRIADLPARL
- a CDS encoding response regulator transcription factor; translated protein: MAMPAVPESVPEARILVVDDEANIVELLSVSLKFQGFEVHTASNGAAALDKAREVHPDAVILDVMMPGMDGFGLLRRLRADGIDAPALFLTARDSLQDKIAGLTLGGDDYVTKPFSLEEVVARLRVILRRSGRGVEETRNARLSFADIELDEDTHEVWKAGEPVSLSPTEFTLLRYFIINAGTVLSKPKILDHVWRYDFGGDVNVVESYVSYLRRKIDTGDKRLLHTLRGVGYVLREPR
- a CDS encoding HNH endonuclease, producing MRLCPGCGSPLTKRSQKVYCGNACQALVQREASTKRWLETGEAWIDGRRGHYIRQFLATAQSGCCAICGGATTWQGLPLVLVLDHIDGDPTNNRRENLRLICPNCDSQLPTYKSRNRGRGRHYRRERYANGQSY
- a CDS encoding DoxX family protein, which gives rise to MNTALWTAQLVLAAIFALSGTAKLTMSRQRLLATGQTGTAMFPLPVVRFTAGMELLAVTGLVAPGLTRIGLVLTPLAAAGLCVVMVGAAWAHSRLHEPRSVMVNAVLFGLAAFVFIGRLV
- a CDS encoding RNA polymerase sigma-70 factor, producing MTDQEDPTELRPLLFSIAYRMLGSVTDAEDMVQAAYLRYFDYLDRGGDADSPRSLLTTITTRLAIDHLRSARVQRETYIGPWLPEPLLISADPDVAELAATSDSLSMAFLVLLETLSPVERAVFLLREVFAYDYDDIARIVDKEPANCRQLLNRARRHIEAGRHRFDVDAAHRAELADRFFGAAEHGDLKNLVELLAQDVAFYGDGGGTGRGLPRPVFGRDRVQRVLAGIVHAYHGIGARFQRSPVNGQPGLLMFDPDGGLINVLTVDVEGDSICTIRSVINPDKLDHLGFPLSPLARRPAR
- a CDS encoding cellulase family glycosylhydrolase; protein product: MHRRTALKIPLALAAASALPALSAIPRASADTGRWTADRANAWHQAQGWLVGANYITSTAINQLEMFQPGTYDPRRIDAELGAARLLGFNTVRVFLHDLLWAQDRGGFQSRLGQFVGIAARYGIKPLFVFFDSCWDPFPRPGAQRAPRPGVHNSGWVQSPGAERIADPRYRRVLYDYVVGVISQFRNDDRVLGWDLWNEPDNPAGQYSAVERKDKQQQVGALLPQVFQWARSVNPAQPLTSGVWQGSWGAGNRSAMSGFQLDNSDVITFHSYGTPEQFEARIGELEPLGRPILCTEYLARTLGSTIEGVLPVAKRHNVGAYNWGLVAGKSQTYFPWDSWSHPYKTLPKVWFSDLLQPDGRPYRDSEYQTFRKLASTPGVT
- a CDS encoding M15 family metallopeptidase, with the translated sequence MRPIAFGLVLAAAAALASAPAASAVPAAAAGLVDVRTVVPDAIVDLRYATTDNFVGQQLYPADAHCLVHESMAAGLAAAAAALRPDRLVFWDCYRPHEVQVRMFDAVPNPNWVARPGTSARSHEAGRSVDVTIAGVDMGTGFDDFSPRSLAYATEGVSPAEQANRARLRQAMQSGGLTVYSGEWWHFDGPGAADPRPFLDVPLD
- a CDS encoding NAD(P)-dependent oxidoreductase, with amino-acid sequence MRIGFIGLGNMGAAMAANLLTAGHEVTAYNRSPDKVAALAAKGAHPAASVEDACRGEVVITMLANDHAVESVTFGDNGILAKLPAGATHISSSTISVELAERLTEAHAEAGQVFVSAPVFGRPKAAAAAKLFVVAAGVPAAVEAATPLLDAIGQRTFVLGEEPRAANLVKLSGNFLIASVIESVGEAMALVGKAGIDKQQYLEILTSTLFDAPVYRTYGGLLAREEFSPAGFAATLGLKDVNLVLSAGEGLRVPLPVASLLRDRFLTLLATGGGELDWSAIGALSAWEAGSEHPA